The Myxococcales bacterium genome includes the window AGATTAGAGCCCCCTAGCCTCACGCTGGCCGCGGCCGCGCGCTTGCGCATCACGCCGTATGTCGTCTTCGAGCTCGACTACGGCCTGCGTGCCTATCGCCCGACGAACGTCACGCGCAGCAACTACGACCCAAGCGATGCCATCGCCTGCCAAGACAGCGGTTACGATTACACGCGCGCGGCCTGCGGCAAGTTTAGAGACGGCTTTGCGATCGGCGCCGGCGCGGGCGACTATGAGCGCTATACCCATCTGCTGCGCGCCAGCCTGCGCCTCACCCTGCGGTAGTCGTGATATAACGCCACATGGCCGGCCTTGCGCTCGACACCACCTCCTTGCTCGGCAGCGCGACGGTTCGCCGCTATAAGCTCGACAACGGCCTTAAGCTCATAGCCCTGATCGACCGCGGCGCGCCCATCGTCGCCTATCAGACGTGGTTTGGCGTTGGCTCAAGCAACGAGGTGCCCGGTGCGACGGGCCTTGCCCATCTCTTCGAACACCTCATGTTTTCCCGCACCGAGGCGACGCAGGCCGGTGAATTCGACCGCCTCGTCGAAGGCATCGGCGGCGACTCCAATGCCGCCACGTGGGTCGATTGGACCTATTATCGCCTGACCCTGCCGGCGGCCCAATTGCCGCTCGCGGTGCGCCTCGAATCTGAGCGCATGTCGCGGCTTGTGCTCGACGCCGAGACCGTAGAGACCGAGCGCAGCGTGGTCATGAACGAACGCCGCGAACGCGTCGAGGACGACGTCGATGGCTGGATGGATGAGACCATGATGGCGCAGCTCTTCACGCGGCACCCTTACCACTGGCCCACCATCGGCTGGATGCGTGACATTAAAGACGTCCCGCTGGGCACCATTCGCGAGTTCTATCGCACGTGGTACGTGCCCAACAACGCGACCATCGTCGTCGCCGGCGATTTTGATATTGACCACCTTGGCAACCTGCTTGAGACTGCCTACGGGCATTTGCCGGCGCGCCCGCTGCCGCCCCTTGTCGATGCCGCCGAGGCGCCGCTTGCGGGCCATGGCCAGCACGTCGCGCACAAGCCGGTGACAAATGCGCGCGTCTTGCTTGGCTATCGCGCGTGTCCGCAGCGCCATGCCGACTGGGCCGCGCTAGAGATTATGTCGACGCTGCTCGCAGGCGGTCCCTCGTCGCTGCTGTATCGCGACCTCGTTATTACGCGCGAACTCGCCTCGTCCGTCGACACGCAGATGCTGCCGTTTCGCCATCCCGGCGCGTTTCGGATCTCGGCGACGTGCATGGAACAGACAACGCCGCAGGCGCTGTGCGAGGCCATCGAGGCAAAGCTGGCGAGCCTGGCCGCCGGTGACCTCGTGGCGGCCGACGTCGAACGCGCCAAGAATCTCACCGAGACGGCCTTTTGGAATTCGCTGGCCGACCTTGACGGCAAGGCCGAGGCGTTGGGGCATTTCGAAACCTCCATGGGCGATTTCCGCGAGCTCATGGGCATGTCTGAACGCCTAGCCGCGGTGACGCCCGCCGATCTGATCCGCGTCGCGTCGACATACCTTCGCCACGACAACGCCGTGAGCGTGCTGGCCTTGCCCAGCGGCGATGAACCAGATGAGGAAGCCGACGAGGCGGTGACTACCACCCAGGAGCCCCTGCCATGAATACGCCAACGTATGACCGCGTCGGCGATTGTGAGCTTGTGTTCGAAGAGCAACACGATACCCAGCTGGTGTGGATTGATATCGCGATGCGCGGGGGCGCGGCGAGGGACCCGGCGGGCAGTGATGGCCTGCATCGCCACGCCGCCCTCTTGGCGCGACGAGGCGCGGGGTCACGCGACCGCCAAGCGCTTGATGCGGCGATTGACCAACTCGGCGCCAGCGTCGATATCGGCGTCGGGCGCGACATGACCTCGATTTCGGCCGTCGTGCTGGCGCGCCAAATGGAGCCGCTTGCCGATATACTAGCCGACTTTATCGCGCAGCCCTTATTTGCGCAGGACGAGCACGGGCGTCTGCTTCGCGAAACGCCGCAAGTGCTCGGTGAGGTCCGCGACGACGATGCGTCGCTCTCGAGCCGGTGGTTTGACGCGCTCGTCGCGCCGGGCCACCCGTATGCACGTACCTCGCTGGGGACCGAAGCGTCGCTCCAGACATTTACCGCCGAGGCGGCGCGCGAGTTGTGGCGTGCCGAGTGCGTGCGCGGCAACGTAGTCATCGGCATTTCGGGTGCGCCAAGCGCTTCGCAGGCGGTGGCGTTAGCGCAGCGCCTCACCGCTGCGATGCCCGCCGGCCCTGCACCGGCGTCACCGGCTTTGCCATATCTGGCCCCCACCTCGCCGCGCGTCGTGCTCGTCAACAAGCCGCAACGCACGCAAGCGCAGCTGCGCATCGGCCACATGATGCCTCGTTGGGGCGATGAGGCCCATGGCGACTCGCCCGCCTTGGCCGTGATCGAGGCAGCCTTTGGCGGCATGTTTAGCTCGCGCCTAATGCAAGAGATTCGCGTCAAGCGCGGGTGGAGCTATGGCGCGGGTTGCTCTATTCGGCGCTCGGCAGGGCCTCACTGGTTTGAGATCGGCATGGCCTGCGATATCGAGATGGCGGTGCAGGCGACGACGTTGGTGCAGGAAATGTTTGCCCAATTGCGCGCCGAGGGGCTGACGGCGAGCGAGCTAGCGTTTACCAAAGACTACCTCGACGGCTCGATCCCATTCCATTTCGCGACCGCGCGCCAGCGCGTCCAGCTTGGCGTGCGCGATCTCATGTTTGGGCTGCCTCGGGGCTTTGGCTATCAACTGCGCGAGCAGATTCGCGCCGTGACGGCCGACGACATCGCGCGCGCGCTGACGTGGTTCTATCCCGCCGCCGCGCTCACGCTCATGGTCGCCTCGGCGCCTACGGTCGCCGCTGACCTCGCGGCAC containing:
- a CDS encoding insulinase family protein is translated as MAGLALDTTSLLGSATVRRYKLDNGLKLIALIDRGAPIVAYQTWFGVGSSNEVPGATGLAHLFEHLMFSRTEATQAGEFDRLVEGIGGDSNAATWVDWTYYRLTLPAAQLPLAVRLESERMSRLVLDAETVETERSVVMNERRERVEDDVDGWMDETMMAQLFTRHPYHWPTIGWMRDIKDVPLGTIREFYRTWYVPNNATIVVAGDFDIDHLGNLLETAYGHLPARPLPPLVDAAEAPLAGHGQHVAHKPVTNARVLLGYRACPQRHADWAALEIMSTLLAGGPSSLLYRDLVITRELASSVDTQMLPFRHPGAFRISATCMEQTTPQALCEAIEAKLASLAAGDLVAADVERAKNLTETAFWNSLADLDGKAEALGHFETSMGDFRELMGMSERLAAVTPADLIRVASTYLRHDNAVSVLALPSGDEPDEEADEAVTTTQEPLP
- a CDS encoding insulinase family protein, giving the protein MNTPTYDRVGDCELVFEEQHDTQLVWIDIAMRGGAARDPAGSDGLHRHAALLARRGAGSRDRQALDAAIDQLGASVDIGVGRDMTSISAVVLARQMEPLADILADFIAQPLFAQDEHGRLLRETPQVLGEVRDDDASLSSRWFDALVAPGHPYARTSLGTEASLQTFTAEAARELWRAECVRGNVVIGISGAPSASQAVALAQRLTAAMPAGPAPASPALPYLAPTSPRVVLVNKPQRTQAQLRIGHMMPRWGDEAHGDSPALAVIEAAFGGMFSSRLMQEIRVKRGWSYGAGCSIRRSAGPHWFEIGMACDIEMAVQATTLVQEMFAQLRAEGLTASELAFTKDYLDGSIPFHFATARQRVQLGVRDLMFGLPRGFGYQLREQIRAVTADDIARALTWFYPAAALTLMVASAPTVAADLAAQTQTPPEVVEFDAY